In one window of Helianthus annuus cultivar XRQ/B chromosome 17, HanXRQr2.0-SUNRISE, whole genome shotgun sequence DNA:
- the LOC110923286 gene encoding putative RING-H2 finger protein ATL21A, giving the protein METYKVVFCLVFISLHSIAASDDCTTSYCGQSFTEVRFPFRITDKQPENCGYSGFDLRCAFPSMLLINLPGSGEFSVRSIDYHSPAIRIYDSLNCLPARLSTFDLSNSPFSAPYFQNFTILSCPRDAKSLSGYKHIDCLSNSSFSVFATVSKPFITSMTSNETGCVITGHLWVPLDQPHDDGFTSQLDEDITLTWSKPGCAKCERAGDSCGYVNSNTKRTKCFSNLAAPHPSGVFRIIAFALAIPCMTVSVVIACFMCNKDRRNELLNRRTTNNTVTPEEVNPPPNIVGLDQATIESYTKVVLGESKRLPGHEDATCPICLSEYHVKEMVRCIPECRHCFHAECIDEWLKMNGTCPVCRNMPSPVHVESEHI; this is encoded by the exons ATGGAGACCTACAAAGTTGTCTTTTGTCTAGTCTTCATTTCTCTCCACTCTATAGCAGCATCAGATGATTGCACAACTTCCTACTGTGGCCAAAGCTTCACTGAAGTCCGATTCCCTTTCCGGATAACCGATAAGCAGCCAGAAAACTGTGGTTATTCCGGATTCGATCTACGTTGTGCTTTCCCGAGCATGCTGCTCATCAACCTCCCAGGCTCTGGTGAGTTTTCAGTAAGGAGTATTGACTACCATTCTCCAGCTATTCGGATCTACGACAGCTTGAATTGCCTTCCTGCTAGGCTTTCGACATTCGACCTCTCTAATTCGCCTTTCTCAGCTCCTTACTTCCAAAACTTCACTATTTTGAGTTGTCCAAGGGATGCAAAATCATTGTCTGGTTATAAACACATAGATTGCCTCAGTAATTCCTCGTTTTCTGTGTTTGCTACTGTTTCAAAGCCTTTCATCACATCGATGACGAGTAACGAGACAGGTTGCGTGATCACCGGGCATTTATGGGTGCCGCTTGATCAACCACATGATGATGGGTTTACATCACAGCTCGATGAGGATATAACTCTAACATGGAGCAAACCTGGTTGTGCGAAGTGTGAAAGAGCTGGTGATTCGTGTGGTTATGTAAATAGTAACACAAAGAGGACAAAATGTTTCTCCAACCTTGCTG CTCCACATCCTTCGGGTGTATTCAGAATCATAGCTTTTGCCTTGGCTATACCATGCATGACAGTTTCAGTTGTGATCGCATGTTTCATGTGCAACAAAGATAGACGGAACGAACTACTTAACCGTAGAACCACCAACAACACGGTGACCCCAGAAGAGGTGAATCCACCACCAAACATTGTTGGTCTTGACCAAGCGACAATCGAGTCCTACACGAAAGTCGTTCTAGGTGAAAGCAAGCGGCTCCCGGGACATGAAGATGCAACTTGTCCTATATGCTTATCGGAGTACCATGTCAAGGAGATGGTGAGGTGTATACCCGAGTGTCGACATTGCTTCCATGCAGAGTGTATCGACGAGTGGCTTAAGATGAACGGGACATGTCCGGTTTGCCGGAATATGCCTTCTCCTGTTCATGTCGAATCGGAACATATATGA